The genomic DNA cCGTATTTTGACGACTCAGAATCGTTGCATTATTACAGATTTCGGGATCAACAGCATACTTTATCAGCGGGGCATATATCCACCGGAAACATTCGAACCGGCCGAACATTTTGGTTTGTCAATCCTTGTCTCTACGGATGAAAAGATAAAATCTTTCTTGAACACTGTCCTAGGTCAGATACAAGAATGGTTACTACAAAAGAAAGTACAAAAGCTAACGCTAGTCATAACCAATGTAAACACTAAAGAGGTACTTGAGAAATGGGATTTCAAAGTTGACTACGAAGGATCGACTCCAAATGGCACTGGTATCGACAACAAAAATCTAAACCTCCCGGAAGTCGGTACAAAAGATACCAAGACGATTCAAAAAGAGATCCGTGAAGTGATACGTCAAATAACGGGAACAGTCAGTTTTTTGCCGTTACTCGATTGTCTCTGCTCCTTTGATATACTGACATACACAGTTCCAGACTGCAATATACCCACCGAATGGGATGAAACACAGCCAGTATTTATCGCCAACAGTCAGGAAGTACAACTCAGGACTTTCTCTACATCCATTCATAAGATGCAGACCATAGTTAGCTATAAAAACGATTGATACCAATGAAACAGTACGCTTACATACTGAAGTgcttattattgtcatttttattcttcatataCATTCAATTGTAATTATGCTCCTTCAATTGTATCATCTTTCATATTAGAATGTAATGGTCTTTAATTTAGTTGATCAAGCacacgaataatttttttaataaatctttTTACATACTCTCATTCACTTTTCTCTCTGCTCTTTTAATACCTCGCCTTACGCAATTCCTGATGTATTATTTGTTTCAAGGAGCCAGAAGGTGCAGACTctggatattttttacttctactGTTGAGATAGAAATCACAGCATACCAAAGATGACGTAcatcaattataatatacctattgTTACGTTCTACTATTGGCGCATTGTTACAGACTTGAGTAGTAGAACTATCGAAGTTGCATTCTTTAACTTATTATGGAGGTGGCTAGATTACCTAGCGTCACTGCGTTCCTCTGCGTCGTGCTTCAACTGTAGTGTACGAGCTACAGACCAAGGCGTCAGCCATGGCTGTCCATCAGACTCAGAATCCCCTAACGAATGTCATCAGGTCTGGATGACTTAGTGGCgtacatatttttctattttaccaTTGCTGTAACTACTTGACCCTATTCGAGCTTTATCAAATTAATCAAACACGTGGTCAGATAAGAATACAAATAATTTCGTTAATGCAAAATTCTGATTAAACAAATTGAATTCTAGCTCTCTGGCGTCACGCAATTTTACAAACGaaacgataagaaaaattgatataaaataagatgaattataaatgaaattataaaaattaagtttGAAATCTAGCAACTAATTTGATCCACGTTTTACGATCAGCGTTCTCTCTGTTTAAATTACGAGAGTTTaatatcttgaaattttactaattgtaagtacaaagatttttttaactatttgTCGCGCGATTTTGACCAAGTCATTCTAATGCAAGGTATATTTCGTTTTCGAAAAAGAAGCTCAAGTTATCAAATTTCCTTTTGGGAAGTGCAGCCGATTACACCGGTCAACACGAATTTTGAGTTTGGGTTCTAGATCTgaagtcaaattttcatttcttccgcGTaactaaagaaagaaaaaatagttttattagaTAAAGTTTACTTCTGTAGAAACCAGATCGATATTTcggattttaagaaaaattatttattttctcaaatatttcttGCAAATAACAACTGAACAAACTTCTATTGATCTAATTAATCGCAGGtcaacacaaaaaaaaaatttt from Diprion similis isolate iyDipSimi1 chromosome 2, iyDipSimi1.1, whole genome shotgun sequence includes the following:
- the LOC124416159 gene encoding mitotic spindle assembly checkpoint protein MAD2A, whose protein sequence is MTETQQKSKCITLKGSAELVAEYLHFGINSILYQRGIYPPETFEPAEHFGLSILVSTDEKIKSFLNTVLGQIQEWLLQKKVQKLTLVITNVNTKEVLEKWDFKVDYEGSTPNGTGIDNKNLNLPEVGTKDTKTIQKEIREVIRQITGTVSFLPLLDCLCSFDILTYTVPDCNIPTEWDETQPVFIANSQEVQLRTFSTSIHKMQTIVSYKND